Part of the Pseudomonadota bacterium genome, AGCGTCTCGCGGTCCGAGCTCGCCATGGTCGCGGGCACGGGGCGCCTGCTCGACGATCCGCCGCGCAAGGGCGACGCGCGCGACGCGAACGACAAGTTCATGGACCGGATCAGCATCATCGGGACGCTGAAGACGCGCCCCCCGGTGCTCACGATCCTGACGGCGTTCGGCGCCCTGGTCGCGCTGGCGGGCGTCCGGCGCACGTCGCGGCGCTTCCTGCTCGCCGGGCTCGCGTTCTCGCTCATGCTGTTCGCCGGGCCGGACGACTTCCGCTGGCTCGGGCACCTGCCGTTCATGGACGCGATCCAGGCGTTCCGCTGCACGTACCTCGTCGAGCTCTTCGCCTTCGGCCTCGCCGCGCTCGGGGTCGGCGCGATCGGCCGGGCCGCGTACGCCCTCGTCGTCACGCGCCGGCGGCTCTACGCGAGGATCCCCGCGACCGCGGTCTTCTGCCTCGCCCTCGCCGCGGGGATCGGCTGGACCTGCGCCGAGATCGTGCTGCTCGGGATCGCCCACGTGAACATCCGCCCGACCTCGGGCCTGGACGAGGTCGTGGACTCCGCCTCGAGCCTGTCTCGCGACGGCTACCCATTTCGGATCGGGGTGAAGTTCAAGGCCGGGATCCAATCGAAGATCCGCCAGGGGTGGCTGGCGGCGCACGGCTTCTCGCCGTACTGCACGCACTGGAAGGGCACCGGGCCCACGGCCGCGTACCACCTCTGCGTCGGGCTGTCGGGGCCGGCCCGCTCCGGGGCGCTGTTCTCGATGATCGGCGCGCGCTGGTTCACGGGGTCGGGCAAGGAGATCGAGCCGCTGCTCGACGCCACGGACCAGGACGGCGCGTCTTCGCTCGAGCGCCTGCCGAGCGGCAAGAGCCGCCGCTCGAAGAAGCCGTCGTCGGTCGCGCTGCTCGACACGGGGCACGACCACTTCCTCCGGCCGCTCGTCGGCCGGCCGTTGCCGGTCGTGTGCGCCGACGATCAATGGATCTGGCTCCAGAAGAGCTGGCTCTCCAAGTACCGATCGAGCCTCTGGGACGAGCGCACGCCGATCCCGATGCGCGTCCCGGCCGGGGCGCTCGAGGAGAGCGGCCTGCTCGGTGTCGCGGCGGCGGTGCTGTACCTCGACCACGAGCGGGCCCGGGAGGACGCGGGCGCTTTGCGGCGCGTCGCGAAGAGGGTGAGGGTCATCTCGCCGCTGCCGATCGCCGGCGTGGCGATCGTCCCCACGGGGGCGAAGCCCGTGTGGTCCCTGCTGCCCGCGGAGCGCGGCCCGGCTCCGCGCGCGGCCGCGAAGGCCGAGGAGCGCGAGGAGTTGGACCCGGGCCTCGAGGTCAGCCAGATCGAGATGGTCGATCTGCGCAGGCGCACGTATCAGGATTTCGTCTTCGACGTGGACAACCTGCGGCCGGTGGTCGCCGTGCTGCCGATGGAGAACGCCCCGGGCTGGAGCGCGCTCCTCGACGGCAGGCCGTACCCGTCCTTCTCCGTGGGGCCCGACCTCGTGGGCGTCCACCTCCCGGCGGGCGCGCACCGGCTGGAGCTCGAGTGGCGCATGCCCCTGCGACACCGCCTCGCGCTGTTCACCTCGCTCGCCGCCCTCGTCGCCGTGCTGGGCGTCTGGTTCGCCGGCGCCGCGCGCGCGGTTCGCGGCGGCAGGAGGCGGCGTTGAGCGGAGGACGGGCGGAGCTTTGGCGCCTTCTCCCGATCGCGCTCGGCGCGTGCCTGGCCGCCCTCGCGTTCGCGTGGAACGCCGCGGACGCCGTGTTCGATCGGCCGATCTCCGTCGGGGAGGGCGCGGATCTGCTGGCCGCCCGCGCCGCGATGGGCGGCCGCGTGCCGGGGCGCGACTTCGCCTGCGCGGCGGGGCCGCTGTTCCCCTTCGTGGCAGGGCCGCCGCTCGCCGCGGTCGGCTTCGGGACGGTGCAGATGCGCCTCCTGAACGCCCTGCTCGCCGCCGCGGGGCTCCTGGTCCTCGGGATCGCGCTCGCGCAGCGCACGCGCCGGGCCGAGCTCGGCGCCGTGGCGGCGTTCTGCGTCGCCGCGTCCCCGCACTGGACGGGCGCGGTCGTCGCGGGCGGATCCGCAGGCCCCTCGACGGCGTTCTTCTGTCTCGCCGCTGCAGCGGCGCTGTCGACGACCCGGTTCGCGCCGCGTGTGGCGGCCCTCGCGATCGCCGGCGCGCTGGCCGTCGGGTGCGCGCCGCTCGCCTTCGTCGCGGTCGCGCCGCTCGCGATCTGCCTCGGCGCGGGGGCGGGCTCGCGGTGGCGACGGGTCGCCGCGGCGTGCGCCGGCGTCGCTGTCCCCGCCGCCGCCCTGGCGCCGTTCGCCGCGATCTCGCCGGACGGCGCGCTCGCCGACGCGTGGGCCGCCCTCTCGGCCGGCTCCGCCGCGAAGGCGATGCACGGCGTCGCGGCGCCGATGTTCGCGATCTCGCCCGGCGCGGCGCTGGCGCTCGCCGCGGGGCTCGTGGCGTCGCCGTCGCTCGTCGCGGGCAGGAGGGTCGTGGAGCTCGGCGCCCTCGCCGCGGCCGCGGCCGGGGTGGCCGTCGCGATCGTCGTCCCCGGCGAGGATTCACCGACGGTCGCGACGGTCGCGCCGCTGGTCGCAGGAGCGGGGCTCGCGGCGGCGTGGACCCTGGCCCGCGGAGGCGGGAGCCCGTTGCGCCACGCCCTGTGGCTGACGCCGCTGATCGCGCTGTACCTGCCGATCCCGTCCGCCGGCCTCGGGGACGCCGGCGCGGAGACGGGGATGGTCGCCGCGTACGTCCGGGGCCGGGTCCCGGGAGGCCCGATCCTGACGCCGTTGCCCGCGATCGCCGTCGCCGCCGGGCGCGGGGTCCTCCCGGGGACGGAGCTCGGGGCGCACGCCGTGCTCGCCAAGGGGAGGGAGAAGGACGCGGCCCGGCTGCACCTGACGACGCTGCGCGCGCTCACCCGGGCCGTCGAGCGGCGGGCGCCGCGGGCGATCGTCCTGCACAGGTCCGACGACGCGCTCGACTTCGGCCGCGACCGCAGCACGGGAGCCCGGCACGCGAAGGGCGCCGTCCGGAGGTTCCAGCGCGCGGTCTTTGAGCGCTACGAGCGGGCGTTCACGACGCGATCGCTCGCGGTGTACGTGCCGCGGCGCGGGGTCGACGCCGGGCGCTGAGCTGTGGCATCTTCAGGTCGACTGGGGATGCGACGGAGGGACACGATGCCCAAGAAGGACGCCAAGGCCGAATCGCCGGAGCGCTCGTTCGACAAGATCCTCGAGGAGCTCGAGGGCGTGATCCGCGATCTCGAGGGCGACGTGCTCCCGCTCGAGGAGGCGCTCAAGAGGTTCGAGGCCGGCGTGGGGCTGGCGCGGGAGGGGGCGGCGCGGCTCGACGCCGCGGAGCGGCGCGTGGAGGAGATCCTGAAGGACGGGACGGTCGCGCCCCTGCCGCCGATCGACGAGTAGGGGCGAGGGCTCGCCTCGCCCTTGGGCCTGCATCATGCCCCGATCGCGAAGCCGAACATGATCACGGGCTCGATCTGCCAAGCCCAGACGTACGCTTCGTAGTCGTCTTCCCAGACCTCTTCGACGTCATCGTCGCTCGCCTTCCATTTGGAGAACGGGACGATCGCCGCGCCGACCGAGATCGGGATCGACATCTTGAAGCCGCTCAGGTTGAACAGGAAGATCTCGACGCAGAACCGCGGGAGAAGCTCGAACCCGTTGTACTTCTCCGGCTCATCGATGCCGACGATGCCCGGCTCTCCGTCCTCGATCCCCGTGCGGTGGTACCCGAGGTCGAGGCCGCCGCCGACCCACACCCGCGAGCCCACGAGGCCGCCGAACTTGAGCGAGGCGCCCACTCCGACGTGCAGGTGGCCGATGTCCTCGAGATCGTCGTCGTCATACTCGATAGCGTCGCTGTCCTCGATCCGCACGCCGATGTTCTCGCCCTTGCCGATGCGGAAGTACGGGCCGATGTGGAAGCTCGGCGACGCGGCCCACCTGGGCGCGACGTAGATGCCGCCGTATGGTCCCGTGCCGGCCGAGCGCGAGTCGACGCCCGCGTCTTCGAACCCGTCCTGATAATCGGAATCGTCGGACTTGATTCGCTTCTGCCCCCACGATCCGACGCCGATCATCGCGTCGAACTCGAGGTACCCCTTCTCGAACGCCGCGATCGGGCGGGGCTTCGGGCGGTTGAAGATCGGCTTCGGCGCCGGAGCCGGGCTCGCCGCGGCGGCGGGCGCCGGGGCGACCGGGGCGGGTGCGACCGGTGCCGCGGGCGTCACGCACTGCCCGTTTTCGCAGATCCGGTCCCCCTTGCAGTCGATGTCGGTCTTGCACTGGGCCGCGCCGGGCCGCGCGATGGCGGTGACGGCGAGCGCGATAGTGCACGAGATCACGAAGCGTTTCATGGTGGTTGCTCCTTGTTTCAGTGCCCCATGTAGCCGAGCGCCTCGAGCTGTGCCCGAGTCGCGGCGTCGATGCGGACGTCCTCGCTCGCGTGGTGTTTCTTCGGCGCCGCGCCCGTCTCACCCGCGCCGCCGGCCTCGATGAACCGGCCGAGGTGCGCGCCGAGCTGCTCGCGCATGAAGGCCAGGGCGATCGGCTGCGCGTCGCTGAGATCCCGCGTCTCGCCCGGATCCGCGGCGAGATCGAAGAGGGTCGTCGAGGAGCCCCGCACGATCAGCTTCAGCCGTCCCATGCGGGCGGCGCGCTGCCCGTCGAGGAACTCCGAGAAGACGGCGCGCGGGAAGTCGCCCGCCCCGCCGCGGAGGAGCGGCAGAAGGCTGCGGCCCTCGATCTCCTCCGGGCAGGGCACCGCGAGGATCTCGCACGCCGTGGGGAGCACGTCGACCAGCCCGACCTCGACGTCCGTGCGGCGGGCGGTCTGCGCCCCTGCGGAAGGCGGCCGGATGATCAGCGGCACGTGCAGGAGCTCCTCGTACATCGAGTGCCCGTGGCCGACGGAGCCGTGGTCGAAGAACTCCTCGCCGTGATCCGACGTGATGACCACGAGCGAGTCGTCGAGGAGCCCCGCGCCCTCGAACGCCTCGAACATGCGGGCCAGGTGATCGTCGTGGTAGCTGATCTCCCCGTCGTACAGCGCCTCGAGCCGCTGCTTGTCGCGGAGGGAGAGCCGGATCGCGCCGACCTTGATCTTCTCGAGGAGCTCCGCGGTGCGGGTCGGCTCCACCGGCCCGGTGTACGGATCGTCGTCGTACTTCGCACGGTACTCGCGCGGCGGCATGTACGGCACGTGGGGGTCGATCGTGTGCACGTACAGGAAGAAGCGCTTCTCCTTGGGGCGCTTGTCGAGCCACGCGATGACGTCGTCCGAGACGAACTGGGCGCGGTTCGGCTTGCCCTCGCGCACGTAGTTCGTCCAGGCGTCCCAGCCGCGCTCGAAGCCGAACTTGCCCGACACGTAGCCGTTCGCCACGAACGCCGCCGTCGCGAAGCCCTGGCCCCGGAAGTGCTGCGACGCGAGCGCGACCGACTCCGGCACCTTGTTCGTCTCGGTTTTCGTCCGGTGCGTGGTCGGGAAGAGGCCGGTCAGGAGCGTCGCGGTGGACGGCTTGGTCCAGTTCTCCTGGACCCACGCGCGCTCGAAAACCGTGGATTCCGCCGCGATCCGCCCGAGTTGCTCCGCCACGACGCGCGAGTCCGGGTCGTAGGGCCGCAGGTGATCGGCGCGCACGGTATCGATGAGGATGACGATCAGGTTCCTGGCCTGCTTGACCTCGGTTTCGGCTCTCGCGCGCGCCGGGACGTAGAGCCCGGCGCCGTCGAGCGCCACGTCGCCCACCTCGGCCGCCAGGGTGAGCGCGACCGCCTTTCCCGCCGACGCGCCGAGGCCGATCGAGAATCGTGCCCCGTCGCGCGGGGCGGGCCGCCGTTCGAGCTCCGCGCGCGCGCCGCCGTCCTCGCGGGCAGAGACGACGAGGGTGCCGCCGTTTTCGGAACGGAACGCGCCGCGCGCGATCGCGCCTTCGGGAATCGGGAGGTTGAAGGTCAGCGACTCCCCGGCCGACAGCACGAGCGTCCCCTCCTTGCCTCCGGCCTTCTCCCGGCACGCGTCGTACGCCGCTGCCGCCGCGCCGCCCTCGGATCCGGCGAAGGCCACGCGCACGTAGTCGACGGCGAGCGACGCGCCGCGGCCGTCGTGGGCGGGCTTGCGCGTGTTGAAGCGGAGCACGATCTCGTTGCGCCCGGCGCGCAGCCCTGCGCCGAAGCGCACGTCCGCGTGGCCGAACTCGGACGTCCCGAACTCGGCGTTCCCGATGTGCGCGCCGTTCAGGTACACCCGCCCGCCGCCGCCGCCCACGGCGCGCGCCCGGATCGCGATGGAGCCGCCGCCCGCTTCCGCTGGCGCGATGTCGAACACGATCTTCCCGGTCGCGCCGCTCAGGTACGTGAACGTCGTCCCGTCCTTTTCGTAGTCCCCGCGCCAGCCGGAGCGCCAGTCGCCGAACGTGTACTTGTGACGCGCCTCCGTCCCGAAGTCGATCAGCAGGCCGGACGAGCGGAGGTGCGCCGACGCGAGCCTCTCAACGAAGCCGAAGATCGGCTCGAACCGCGGCCCGCCGTCGCTCGTCGGGGTAGCGGGGGTCGCCGCTGCGCTCGTCGTCGGAGCGTTGCCCTCGGGCGCCGCACCGGAGTCGCCGGCTTCTCCCCCGGGGGGAGCGGGCCGGTCCGGCGCGAGATCCCGCCCGCCGTTGCCGCAGCCGGGCAGCGTGCAGGCCAGTGCCAAGAGGCCGAGGAAGGGACCCATGCGGCGCGCGGTGTTCATAGTCGAGCTCGCCTCCCGCTCCGCAGTGTAGCGGCATGGGAGGGCGACCGCCAATTCTGCGAGGAGGCGCAGCCGAAATCGCGCACCTCCCATCGGATACCGGCTATCATCGGGAGCGTCCGCGGGCGGCTGCCGCGGGATGAGGTGTCCTCGTTGCGCACATGGATCTCCCGGATCGCCTTCCTCGGGCTCGTCTTCCTCGCCCTGCCGCTCGTCCATTGGGCGACCCGGCCGCTCGCCGCGAGCGACGTGTTCTGGCAGGTGCGCACCGGCGAGATCGCGCTCGAGACCGGGACGTTCCCCGCGGCGGACCCGTTCTCGTACACCATGCACGGCGCGGCCTGGAACAACCACGAGTGGGGCTTCGAGCTCGTCGTCGCGCTGCTCCACGCCGGGTGGGGCTGGAACGCGCTGCGCCTCCTCGTGCTCGCGATCGTCCTCTCGACCGCGATAGGCCTCGTCGTCGTCGTGGGGCGGCGTGCGGGCGCGGCCGGCGCGCTCCTCGCGGTGGCGGCGTTCGCCCTGTTCGCGCGGTACAAGATGATGCCCGTCCCGCAGCTCGCCTCCATGGCGCTGTTCCTCGCGGCGTTCCACGCGTTTCGCGGCGGGCGCCTCGCCGCCTCCTGGAAGCGCACCGGGCTGCTCGCGCTCGTGATGCTCGCCTGGGGGAACCTCACGGCCGAGGCGCTCATGTTCCTGCCGTTCTTCGTCGCCGATCAGGCGCTCTATCGGCTCTCGCCGCGTCCGAACGAGCCCTTGCCGCCGCCGCCACGCCGCCACGCCCTGCAGGTCGCGATCGTCTGCGTCGCGCCGCTCGCCACGCCGCCGTGGTCGTCGACGCTCGAGTACGTCCTCTTCGGGCTGTCCACGCGGGGCGACGTGAACACGGAGTTCGCGCCGCTCTGGGCGCCCGCCACCGCGGTGACGCCGTGGGCCAAGCATGTCGCGGCCGTCCTCGTCGCCGCCTATGCGATCTGGGCGGTCCACCGCTTCCTCAGCGGCCGCGGTCGCCGGAGGGACGCCGCGCGGGAGATCGTGCCCGGGCTGCTCGCCTGCGCCCTCGCCGTCGCGTTCGAGCGCAACCTCTGGCTGCTCGTGCTGCCGCTCGGTCGTCTGCTCGTCGCCCTCGGGGGACGGGCGGTCTCCCCGGCGCGGCTGGCGATCGCCCAGGGCGCCGCGGTCGTCCTCGCCGCCGCGATCTTCCTGCGCTTCGCCTGGGTGCTCGGCTGGACGCCCGGCGCGGCGCTGGCCATCGTCGCCTCCGAAGAGTACCGTCGCGCGGAGTTGGATGCGGGGAGCCTCCCGGTCGCGTGCGTCGAGGCGCTCGCCTTGACGCCGTCCGTCACGCGCGTCTTCACGCTGCGCTCGTGGGCCGGCTACGTCATCTGGCGGCTCCCGCACGCGCGGGTCTTCATCGACGGCCGCAACCGCGAGTACCCGCCCGAGCTCCACCGCGCGGGCGCCCGGATCTGGGCCGGGAGCGAGGACGCCCTCCGCCTGCTGGACGCCACCGGGACCGAGGCGGTCGTCGCGCGGCCCGGATGGAATGAGCTGCCCCATGTCGCGAAGGGCGGCTGGGAGCTGCGCGCCCGCGGGCCCCGCTGCGCGCTTTTCGAGCGGTCGGATCGCGCCCGGTAGCCGCTTGCAGATTCGACTTCAACAGGTACAGTAGGGAAGACTTCCTTACAGGAGGGTCCCACCGATGACTCGACGGCCCCGTCTTTCGCGCCCCTTCTCCCTGGCGCTCGGCGCGCTGCTGGCGATCGCGCCAGCGGCCTGCATGGAGGTGCTCGACGACCGCGAGAACGACGGCGGCGCTTCGGACGGCGCGTGCGGGCAGTGCCACGGCGCCCAGGGAAACAGCGACGCCCACGCGGCGCACGTCTCGGGAAACGGCACGTACGGCAAGGCGTTCGCGTGCTCGGAGTGCCACCCGGTGCCGGCGAGCGGCGGGTACGACGGGACGCACCTGAACGCCGCGGTCGATGTCGTGTTCCCCGAGGGCGGGCTCGCGCGCGCCGACGGGGCGGAGCCAGTGTGGAGCAGTTCTTCCTACACCTGCGCGGGAGTGTACTGCCATGGCGCTACGCTCGGCGGCGGCACGCTCACGGAGCCGGATTGGTACGCGGGGAACTTGAACGAATCCCTCGGCGGCCCTTCGATTCCATGCGGCTCGTGCCACTCCATCCCGCCACCGTCGCCCCACCCGTCGGACGACGAGTGCAAGAGCTGCCACGAGGACGCGTACAACGACCACGCGTTGGATCCCGGTTTCCACATCAACGGCGAGGTCGATTTCGAGGACGAGGGAGAGGACGACGGCGTGGGGGCGCGGCCGTGAGGAGCGCCGCGCTCTCGGCGATCATCGTCGCGATCTACGCCGCGGCGGTGGTCGCACAGGAGCCGCTCGACGCGGGCGCCGAGGGGCCGGAGGCGCCGGAGCTCGAGGCCGACGCCGGGGCGCCCGAAGCGGACGCCGACGCCGAGCCGGTCGAGGAGCCCGTGGCCGCGGCAAAGGCGGGCGGGCCACCCGAGCCGTCTCTGAACACGCGCGTCTCCGGGAGGCTCCGATCCGAGCTGTTCCTCACGCAGCGGCCGCGCATGCGCAGCATCGGCGCCGGGCGGTACGCGATCCGCTCGGAGCGCGTGTTCCCGTTCTACGAGACGTTCGAGCTGCGCGCCGACGAGATCGGCGTGAAGGGGCTCTCGGTCCAGTTCCAGGGCTGGGCGGGTATCGATCTCGCGGACGTGTGGTTCGACAACCGCCTCGTC contains:
- the xseB gene encoding exodeoxyribonuclease VII small subunit, translated to MPKKDAKAESPERSFDKILEELEGVIRDLEGDVLPLEEALKRFEAGVGLAREGAARLDAAERRVEEILKDGTVAPLPPIDE
- a CDS encoding sulfatase-like hydrolase/transferase; this encodes MNTARRMGPFLGLLALACTLPGCGNGGRDLAPDRPAPPGGEAGDSGAAPEGNAPTTSAAATPATPTSDGGPRFEPIFGFVERLASAHLRSSGLLIDFGTEARHKYTFGDWRSGWRGDYEKDGTTFTYLSGATGKIVFDIAPAEAGGGSIAIRARAVGGGGGRVYLNGAHIGNAEFGTSEFGHADVRFGAGLRAGRNEIVLRFNTRKPAHDGRGASLAVDYVRVAFAGSEGGAAAAAYDACREKAGGKEGTLVLSAGESLTFNLPIPEGAIARGAFRSENGGTLVVSAREDGGARAELERRPAPRDGARFSIGLGASAGKAVALTLAAEVGDVALDGAGLYVPARARAETEVKQARNLIVILIDTVRADHLRPYDPDSRVVAEQLGRIAAESTVFERAWVQENWTKPSTATLLTGLFPTTHRTKTETNKVPESVALASQHFRGQGFATAAFVANGYVSGKFGFERGWDAWTNYVREGKPNRAQFVSDDVIAWLDKRPKEKRFFLYVHTIDPHVPYMPPREYRAKYDDDPYTGPVEPTRTAELLEKIKVGAIRLSLRDKQRLEALYDGEISYHDDHLARMFEAFEGAGLLDDSLVVITSDHGEEFFDHGSVGHGHSMYEELLHVPLIIRPPSAGAQTARRTDVEVGLVDVLPTACEILAVPCPEEIEGRSLLPLLRGGAGDFPRAVFSEFLDGQRAARMGRLKLIVRGSSTTLFDLAADPGETRDLSDAQPIALAFMREQLGAHLGRFIEAGGAGETGAAPKKHHASEDVRIDAATRAQLEALGYMGH